In Pelosinus sp. IPA-1, a single genomic region encodes these proteins:
- a CDS encoding VanW family protein, with product MNFLVNKRTRNIALFLGIITLFSSTGFLAANAAFTISDKIYDGILVGDIPVGGLSIEEAQKKINENFKKQIAAPPIYLTYKTKRWPIGAKDIDLDIDADKLARQAYNVGRVGNIMNRVQERYRTIHYGSTIPLALQYNQAKLQDVAKGIADAVYSNPQSSSLLYQNSKISILPERTGYNVDLEKTLAALSTVLNTKIPATLELVVNELPPSVLSQDLSGIDSLLSVYTTQFDSHNENRSKNITIATKNINNILVRPGETFSFNQYVGERLSEYGYQEAPVFIDGKLVLDWGGGVCQVSSTLYNAALLADMGIEERTSHFHPPSYVPLGRDAAVADNLLDFKFKNTSNSNIYISSEASNNEITIYIFGKSNPALTGIRIIGANEKVIEPTTVFKEDSNLELGKQVVESEGQKGFEVTTYRVKVTNGHESKQEFLAHDEFQAEDKVIRIGTKILSK from the coding sequence ATGAACTTTTTAGTTAACAAACGTACGCGAAATATTGCACTCTTCCTCGGTATCATTACCTTATTTAGTTCAACAGGATTCCTTGCTGCTAATGCGGCATTTACAATATCGGATAAAATATATGATGGCATTTTAGTTGGTGATATTCCAGTAGGAGGACTATCCATTGAAGAAGCCCAAAAAAAAATTAATGAAAACTTCAAGAAACAAATTGCCGCCCCTCCAATTTATTTAACGTATAAAACAAAAAGGTGGCCTATCGGGGCTAAAGATATTGATTTAGACATTGATGCGGATAAGCTTGCTCGGCAAGCTTATAATGTTGGCCGGGTTGGAAATATAATGAATCGTGTGCAAGAAAGATACCGTACAATTCATTATGGGAGCACCATACCGTTGGCATTACAGTATAACCAAGCGAAATTACAGGATGTTGCAAAGGGTATTGCAGATGCTGTATACAGTAATCCGCAAAGTTCTTCACTGTTATATCAAAATTCTAAAATTAGTATTCTTCCTGAAAGAACTGGTTATAATGTTGATTTAGAAAAAACGTTAGCTGCTTTAAGCACAGTATTAAATACTAAAATTCCTGCTACACTTGAACTGGTAGTTAACGAGCTACCACCTTCCGTTTTATCACAAGATTTATCTGGAATAGATAGTTTACTATCCGTATATACTACGCAGTTTGATTCACATAATGAAAATCGATCAAAAAACATTACCATAGCTACTAAGAATATTAATAATATCTTAGTAAGACCTGGCGAAACATTCTCCTTTAATCAGTATGTGGGAGAACGCCTTTCAGAATATGGTTATCAAGAAGCTCCTGTATTCATTGATGGTAAGCTAGTACTGGATTGGGGTGGAGGGGTCTGTCAAGTAAGTAGTACTCTATATAATGCAGCATTGCTGGCTGATATGGGTATTGAAGAACGTACGTCACATTTTCATCCTCCAAGTTATGTTCCTTTAGGGCGGGATGCTGCTGTTGCGGACAATCTTCTAGACTTTAAATTTAAAAATACTAGTAACAGTAATATTTACATTTCAAGTGAAGCTTCTAATAATGAGATAACCATTTATATCTTTGGTAAAAGTAATCCTGCCCTTACGGGTATTAGGATTATTGGGGCTAATGAAAAGGTTATAGAGCCTACTACTGTTTTTAAAGAAGACTCTAACCTTGAGTTGGGAAAACAAGTGGTAGAATCTGAAGGGCAGAAGGGCTTTGAAGTCACAACTTATAGAGTTAAAGTTACCAATGGGCATGAAAGTAAGCAAGAATTTTTGGCGCATGACGAATTTCAAGCAGAAGATAAAGTAATACGAATCGGTACTAAGATATTATCAAAATAA
- a CDS encoding recombinase family protein: MIAALYIRVSTADQAEKGYSLETQLSENRQKASELGATSFVEFIDDGYSGEYIDRPALSQLRDGLERKEFDMVVIYDPDRLARNLAHQLIITDEIEKSGAKLLFVSVTFEESPEGKLFYSMRGAISAYEKEKIKERTTRGKKGKARQGKLVNNGRCFGYDYDKVNSMYIINEAQAAIVRQIFDLCIKDKLGTALISKKLNNDCIPAPRGNQWIVSSIHRILTNTAYRGVIYSMRQKSTKTGFSTRRIEIRPESDWIPIKVPAIVDEITWHTAQKQLQSNKNFAKRNLKYDHLLAGLVYCARCGKKMSIKHSGNSSDRISYYTCLTQVSTSYIYLENEKCTARRIPSLILDELVWTKLCELAGNTKLITQYTQDASNPIATANIKNTLSKLKETEKKINTQKETILRWFRQQIINGGDAEKQLDEISKQLIEIEITKKSLENELTFLAPQTSVADIAINIKKHFKDTQYYRDDERRVAIRAVLDKVAVERIDTTFARNSKPEFTVNLKFL; the protein is encoded by the coding sequence ATGATTGCAGCACTTTATATACGTGTTTCCACAGCAGATCAGGCAGAAAAGGGATATTCACTTGAAACTCAATTATCAGAAAATCGGCAAAAAGCAAGTGAGTTGGGAGCAACAAGTTTTGTAGAGTTTATTGATGATGGTTATAGCGGTGAGTATATTGATCGCCCTGCCCTTTCTCAATTACGTGATGGATTAGAAAGAAAAGAATTTGACATGGTTGTTATTTATGATCCTGATCGTTTAGCTAGAAACCTGGCACACCAGCTTATTATTACGGATGAAATAGAAAAGTCAGGAGCAAAACTACTCTTTGTTTCGGTAACTTTTGAGGAATCTCCTGAAGGAAAACTATTTTACTCCATGCGAGGAGCCATATCAGCATATGAAAAAGAGAAAATTAAAGAACGGACAACTCGCGGTAAAAAAGGCAAAGCTCGCCAAGGTAAACTTGTTAATAATGGTCGCTGTTTCGGATACGACTACGATAAAGTAAATAGCATGTATATTATAAACGAAGCCCAAGCTGCTATCGTACGTCAAATATTTGATTTATGTATAAAAGATAAACTAGGTACCGCCCTCATAAGTAAAAAGTTAAATAATGATTGTATACCCGCCCCCCGTGGCAATCAGTGGATTGTGTCTAGCATACATCGTATACTAACCAATACAGCCTATAGAGGTGTTATCTATAGCATGAGGCAGAAGTCTACCAAAACAGGTTTTAGTACTCGTAGAATCGAAATACGGCCTGAATCTGATTGGATCCCCATCAAAGTGCCAGCCATTGTTGATGAAATCACCTGGCACACTGCGCAAAAGCAGCTGCAATCCAACAAGAATTTTGCAAAAAGAAATTTAAAATATGATCACCTTTTAGCTGGTTTAGTCTATTGTGCGCGTTGTGGCAAGAAAATGAGTATTAAACATTCTGGAAATAGTAGTGATCGTATCAGCTATTACACTTGTTTAACGCAAGTGAGCACATCCTATATATACTTAGAAAATGAAAAATGTACAGCTAGGCGAATCCCTAGCCTCATATTGGATGAATTAGTATGGACTAAGTTATGCGAGCTGGCGGGAAACACTAAACTAATAACTCAATACACACAAGATGCTAGTAATCCAATTGCTACAGCAAATATTAAGAATACTTTAAGCAAGTTAAAAGAGACGGAGAAGAAAATAAACACTCAAAAGGAAACTATTTTACGGTGGTTTCGACAACAGATCATTAATGGCGGCGATGCCGAAAAACAGTTAGATGAAATCAGTAAACAGCTTATTGAAATTGAGATCACGAAAAAGAGTCTGGAAAATGAATTAACTTTTCTTGCACCTCAAACCAGTGTAGCGGATATCGCCATAAATATTAAAAAGCACTTTAAGGATACCCAATACTATAGGGATGATGAGCGTCGGGTTGCAATTCGTGCTGTTCTTGATAAAGTGGCTGTCGAACGAATTGACACTACTTTTGCAAGGAATAGCAAACCAGAATTTACAGTTAATTTAAAATTTTTATAA
- a CDS encoding AAA family ATPase: MQTNPGLRSRFPIHIDFPDYNQQELLHIAEQICAKRQYTLSSDTQVALLKLLLQQSNIDENFGNARTVRNMIEQAIRHQAVRLMAKGNITRQELIQIEPDDLKGVKE; encoded by the coding sequence TTGCAAACAAATCCAGGTCTACGTTCTCGTTTTCCAATCCATATAGATTTTCCAGACTATAACCAACAAGAGTTGTTACATATTGCCGAACAAATTTGTGCAAAACGTCAATATACATTATCTTCCGATACACAAGTCGCTTTATTAAAGCTTTTGCTTCAACAAAGTAACATTGATGAAAACTTTGGCAATGCCCGGACGGTCCGTAATATGATTGAGCAAGCAATTCGTCATCAAGCCGTACGCCTAATGGCTAAAGGTAATATTACTAGACAGGAGTTAATCCAAATTGAGCCTGATGATTTAAAGGGGGTTAAAGAGTGA
- the hfq gene encoding RNA chaperone Hfq, which yields MINKVINLQDSFLNQIRKENNLPVIIYLINGFQLRGVVKGFDNFTVIIENEGKQQLVYKHAISTITPLRPINANFHEKKDDTKIDKQ from the coding sequence ATGATAAATAAAGTTATTAATTTACAAGATAGTTTTCTAAACCAAATCCGCAAAGAAAATAATTTACCTGTAATTATTTATCTTATCAATGGTTTCCAGCTAAGAGGTGTTGTTAAGGGGTTTGATAACTTCACTGTTATTATAGAAAACGAAGGTAAACAGCAATTGGTATATAAACATGCGATATCAACAATAACTCCATTAAGACCAATCAATGCCAATTTTCATGAAAAGAAAGACGACACTAAAATAGACAAACAGTAA
- a CDS encoding aspartyl-phosphate phosphatase Spo0E family protein, whose translation MTDLEIKELWEEIEQLRNKLHDIASKKGINSPEAIRASQSLDNKVNEFYRLKR comes from the coding sequence ATGACTGATTTAGAAATCAAAGAATTATGGGAAGAAATAGAACAGTTGCGTAATAAACTCCATGATATTGCTAGCAAAAAAGGAATTAACTCACCAGAAGCGATCCGTGCAAGTCAATCATTGGACAATAAGGTGAATGAATTTTATCGTTTAAAACGTTAA
- the hflX gene encoding GTPase HflX: protein MSKIYGEIAGIRKSILNRLEELYEFTIPFGQVITSELAQQMVTLTTDLNREIAIYISRRGQITCVAVGDIYTVVLPEIDGRRSSNRLSGIRCIHTHPSGDTELSGVDVASLKEMRFDLMAALGSKDGVIQAGFGIITNIEKDNFNTQTVGPLSLEEFIELDITYLTAQIERQLDLNTKTSAIEETERAILVGLEKQGKWAIIDSLKELAQLAETAGAEVLGMTWQKRERPDSALFIGRGKVQELSLLRQEKNANLIIFDDELSPAQQRNLEKALGIKVLDRTALILDICALRARSHEGKLQVELAQLRYNLPRLGGQGLVLSRLGGGIGTRGPGETKLEVDRRRIRDRVSDITQQIEQIKKQRNLHRKRRENTRIPTVALVGYTNAGKSTLLNTLTASDVLAEDKLFATLDPTTRHITLPNGQQALLTDTVGFIQKLPHQLIAAFRATLEEVIQADILLHVIDASHPQYQEQSHAVYQVLRELKVDTKQLITVFNKGDKLEDQSIKDQLLKKENSVIISALSGTGTNTLLLLIENFIKQQTIEMHLLIPYNDSGVIAKLYDIANVHSTEYREDGIYVVISLPPDQMSYFSTYAIGAELS, encoded by the coding sequence TTGTCAAAAATATATGGGGAAATTGCCGGAATACGCAAAAGTATCTTAAATAGGTTAGAAGAGTTATATGAATTTACCATCCCATTTGGACAGGTTATAACATCTGAACTCGCGCAACAAATGGTTACTCTTACAACAGACCTAAATCGTGAAATTGCTATATATATTAGTAGGCGTGGGCAAATCACTTGTGTAGCAGTTGGTGACATATATACTGTCGTACTACCTGAAATCGACGGGCGTCGCTCGAGTAACCGTTTGAGCGGTATTCGCTGTATTCATACTCATCCTAGTGGCGATACAGAGCTAAGTGGGGTTGATGTAGCTTCTTTAAAAGAAATGCGTTTTGATTTAATGGCAGCGCTTGGTAGTAAAGACGGGGTTATTCAAGCTGGATTTGGTATTATTACTAATATAGAGAAGGACAACTTTAATACTCAAACAGTTGGTCCGTTATCTCTAGAAGAATTTATTGAGCTTGATATCACTTATTTGACAGCACAGATTGAACGGCAATTAGACTTAAATACGAAGACATCTGCTATTGAAGAAACCGAAAGAGCTATATTAGTTGGATTAGAGAAACAAGGAAAATGGGCAATTATTGATTCGCTGAAAGAATTAGCTCAACTTGCGGAGACTGCTGGCGCAGAAGTACTAGGAATGACATGGCAAAAAAGGGAGCGTCCAGACTCAGCATTGTTTATCGGGCGTGGTAAAGTGCAAGAATTAAGTTTACTGCGCCAAGAAAAAAATGCAAATCTTATTATTTTTGACGATGAATTATCGCCTGCTCAGCAACGAAATTTGGAAAAAGCATTAGGCATTAAAGTTTTGGATCGTACAGCCTTAATTCTAGATATATGTGCTTTACGTGCTCGTTCTCATGAGGGGAAATTACAGGTTGAACTAGCACAACTCCGATATAATTTACCAAGACTGGGTGGGCAAGGGTTAGTATTATCTAGGCTTGGTGGTGGAATTGGTACTCGAGGTCCTGGGGAAACCAAACTTGAAGTAGATAGACGAAGAATACGTGATCGGGTTAGCGATATTACACAACAAATAGAACAGATAAAAAAACAACGCAATTTACATCGCAAACGTCGAGAGAATACGCGTATTCCAACAGTAGCCTTAGTTGGTTATACGAATGCAGGAAAATCAACTTTACTTAATACTCTAACAGCATCTGATGTTTTAGCTGAAGACAAGTTGTTTGCAACGCTTGACCCAACAACTAGGCATATCACTTTACCTAATGGCCAACAAGCATTATTAACTGATACTGTAGGCTTTATTCAAAAGCTCCCGCATCAGTTAATTGCCGCTTTTCGTGCAACATTAGAAGAAGTGATACAAGCAGATATACTGTTACATGTAATTGATGCCAGTCATCCTCAATATCAAGAACAGAGTCATGCAGTATACCAAGTGCTACGTGAATTAAAAGTAGATACGAAACAATTAATTACTGTCTTTAATAAAGGGGACAAATTAGAGGATCAAAGTATAAAGGATCAGTTATTAAAAAAAGAAAATAGTGTTATAATTTCTGCACTATCAGGAACAGGCACTAATACTTTATTATTATTAATTGAAAATTTTATAAAGCAACAAACAATCGAAATGCATTTACTTATACCATATAATGATAGTGGTGTAATAGCAAAATTGTATGACATAGCGAACGTCCACTCGACCGAATATCGTGAAGATGGAATTTATGTAGTTATTTCATTGCCACCTGATCAAATGAGTTATTTTAGTACATATGCAATAGGAGCAGAATTATCATGA
- a CDS encoding AAA family ATPase, whose amino-acid sequence MSYVWPQDVLTAVENGEISVTQAFKFLQEMDSKATHYKVDTRQKRIEEILFELDNLIGLFEVKKLVREVYAFIEIQRRRAQEKLNTEPLVLHMIFKGNPGTGKTTVARILGKILREIGVLNRGHLIEVERADLVGEYIGHTAQKTREQLKKAYGGILFIDEAYSLARGGEKDFGKESIDVLVSA is encoded by the coding sequence ATGTCTTATGTTTGGCCACAAGATGTGTTAACAGCCGTTGAGAATGGTGAGATATCTGTTACCCAAGCATTTAAATTTCTTCAGGAAATGGATAGTAAAGCAACTCATTACAAGGTTGATACTAGACAAAAGAGAATAGAAGAGATTTTATTCGAGTTAGATAATTTGATTGGACTCTTTGAAGTAAAAAAATTAGTAAGAGAAGTTTATGCATTTATTGAAATTCAGCGCCGCCGTGCACAAGAAAAGTTAAATACTGAGCCTCTTGTATTACATATGATTTTTAAAGGAAATCCAGGAACAGGTAAGACTACCGTTGCTAGAATTCTTGGTAAAATTCTTCGTGAAATAGGGGTTTTAAATCGAGGACACCTGATTGAAGTTGAACGAGCAGATCTTGTAGGTGAGTATATCGGGCACACTGCTCAAAAAACACGAGAACAATTAAAAAAAGCATATGGTGGTATTTTATTTATTGATGAAGCATATTCCTTAGCTCGGGGCGGTGAAAAGGATTTTGGTAAAGAGTCTATAGATGTTTTGGTAAGTGCATGA
- a CDS encoding GTPase, translating to MRDLIVVGRPNSGKTMFTLNFASYIGSKSVDITFRSYDDLITCKHFSVEEARRELCSNTLHKTRTLQSLVLKIAIGKTAVNFRLNDTCGIGEKIHNEVAVRRGMAQTLSLMRCADFIFHIIDLSYISKEYMNGSSTIDHEIYNYGIIQNSYIILANKTDIPYAKDNLTKLSCIFPKATIIPISALLSQGLKEVKSCVARNI from the coding sequence GTGAGGGATCTTATTGTCGTTGGCCGCCCAAATTCAGGAAAAACAATGTTTACGCTCAATTTTGCTTCTTATATCGGCAGTAAATCAGTAGATATAACCTTTCGGAGTTATGATGATTTAATTACTTGTAAGCATTTTTCAGTTGAAGAAGCAAGGCGAGAATTATGTAGCAATACATTACATAAAACCAGAACGCTGCAATCATTAGTACTTAAAATTGCAATTGGAAAAACGGCAGTAAATTTTAGGCTCAATGATACTTGTGGGATTGGTGAAAAAATACATAATGAGGTAGCAGTTCGTCGTGGAATGGCACAGACTCTGAGCCTAATGCGATGTGCAGATTTTATTTTTCATATTATTGACTTATCATATATATCTAAAGAATACATGAATGGTTCTAGTACTATAGACCATGAAATATACAATTATGGCATCATCCAGAATTCATACATTATTTTGGCCAATAAGACAGATATTCCTTATGCTAAAGATAATCTTACTAAGCTGTCTTGTATATTTCCTAAAGCTACAATTATCCCGATTTCAGCTTTATTAAGTCAAGGATTGAAAGAGGTGAAGAGTTGTGTCGCCCGTAATATTTGA
- the mutL gene encoding DNA mismatch repair endonuclease MutL, translating into MNTVNRIHVLDENTANKIAAGEVVERPSSIVKELVENSIDAKSSNIEIEIAEGGTNFIRITDDGIGMSYEDAQLAILRHATSKIRAAEDLSSISSLGFRGEALPSIAAVSKFSLTTRLHNDQPMATYVEVTGGVTTDIREAGGNVGTTIIVKDLFFNTPARKKFLKTLSTESSHIHDILMKLALSNPNIAFKLINNNRLVLSTPGNNQLHDTLTSLYGQKISPDLLPIAYDNTVDNIKISGYLSKPTLLKSSRQWQTVIVNARVINSRSIAKALDNAYHSLLPKSGYPLAVLNISVLTNTIDVNVHPQKSEIKFSDEQKIFRSVYKAVVDVLSAPHNPSQLAATVELRPNSYHSAPNHYGSKDYKKPSYDSLPFHVTTSWKETPLPLTAARNIIEQEERAFLDAPETPLSLDSNILHQFQEEQFTLCPLGQVDDCFIISKGPDGLYIIDQHAAHERILYDKMSQYKDRIPSQQLLVPLFMDFDNAEINTITEYQETFYKLGFTLELVGPNTMRLSELPSDIPLSETESSIRQILESIQNMHNPSAQELRHSCLQIASCRAAIKAGESLNMRQMQALIEELCNTNLPYTCPHGRPAMIRFSPKDLDKMFKRT; encoded by the coding sequence ATGAATACTGTAAATCGTATCCATGTGTTAGATGAAAACACAGCAAATAAAATAGCGGCTGGAGAAGTCGTTGAGCGCCCGTCTTCTATTGTTAAAGAACTTGTCGAAAATTCTATTGATGCCAAGAGTAGTAATATTGAAATTGAAATCGCTGAGGGTGGGACTAATTTTATTCGTATTACAGATGATGGTATAGGTATGAGTTATGAAGATGCACAGCTTGCCATATTACGTCATGCTACTAGTAAAATTCGGGCAGCGGAGGATCTTTCAAGCATTTCCTCTTTAGGATTTCGCGGTGAAGCTCTTCCTAGTATTGCTGCTGTATCAAAGTTTTCATTAACCACACGTCTTCATAATGATCAGCCAATGGCTACTTATGTAGAGGTAACAGGGGGCGTTACTACGGATATCCGTGAGGCAGGTGGTAATGTCGGTACTACTATTATTGTGAAAGATTTATTCTTTAATACTCCAGCTCGTAAAAAATTTTTAAAAACGCTTTCAACTGAAAGTTCTCATATTCACGACATCTTAATGAAACTAGCCTTATCCAATCCTAATATAGCTTTTAAGCTAATTAATAACAATCGATTGGTTTTATCTACACCTGGTAATAATCAGCTACATGATACTTTAACTAGTTTATATGGGCAAAAAATATCTCCAGATCTCTTACCCATTGCTTATGATAATACTGTAGATAATATTAAAATTTCGGGTTATTTATCCAAGCCAACATTACTCAAAAGTAGTCGGCAGTGGCAAACTGTAATTGTGAACGCAAGGGTAATCAATAGCCGATCTATAGCGAAAGCCTTAGACAATGCTTATCACTCTTTATTGCCCAAGAGCGGTTACCCCTTGGCTGTATTAAATATTTCAGTTCTCACCAATACAATTGATGTAAATGTACATCCGCAAAAAAGTGAAATCAAATTCAGCGATGAACAAAAAATATTCAGATCTGTGTATAAAGCAGTAGTAGACGTATTGTCAGCACCTCATAATCCTAGCCAACTGGCAGCTACTGTTGAGCTTAGACCTAACTCATATCATTCTGCTCCCAATCACTATGGCAGTAAGGATTATAAAAAACCTTCCTATGATAGTTTGCCTTTCCATGTAACAACCTCCTGGAAAGAAACGCCACTTCCCTTGACAGCGGCGAGAAATATAATAGAACAAGAGGAAAGGGCTTTTCTAGATGCGCCAGAAACTCCTCTGTCTCTGGATTCAAATATTCTACATCAATTTCAAGAAGAACAATTTACTTTGTGTCCCCTTGGGCAAGTTGATGATTGTTTTATTATAAGTAAAGGACCAGACGGTTTATATATCATTGATCAGCATGCAGCCCATGAGCGAATACTTTATGATAAGATGAGTCAATATAAGGATCGTATACCATCCCAACAATTACTCGTACCCTTATTCATGGACTTTGATAATGCTGAAATTAATACGATTACGGAGTATCAAGAGACTTTTTACAAATTAGGATTTACTCTAGAGTTGGTAGGGCCTAATACGATGCGCCTATCAGAATTACCAAGCGATATTCCCTTATCAGAAACAGAGTCTTCAATAAGGCAAATATTAGAATCCATACAAAATATGCACAATCCAAGTGCGCAAGAATTGCGTCATAGCTGTCTGCAAATAGCTTCTTGCCGTGCTGCGATTAAAGCAGGAGAATCACTTAATATGCGACAGATGCAAGCTTTGATTGAAGAACTTTGTAATACTAATTTGCCTTATACTTGTCCTCATGGAAGACCAGCGATGATCCGTTTTAGTCCTAAAGATTTAGATAAAATGTTTAAGCGAACATAA
- the miaA gene encoding tRNA (adenosine(37)-N6)-dimethylallyltransferase MiaA yields the protein MERMIAVIGPTAVGKTKVSIDLAKILHTEIISGDSMLVYKNMNIGTAKPTIEEQSNIPHHLIDFLEPQAEFSVVDFIEIAASHIRMINQQGKIPILAGGTGLYVKALLEGYQFNPTPSDENLRAKLDALAKKHGNQYLHDELTKVVPEAAARLHPNDLRRVIRALEIFYLSGGIVSQEKLIEEHKLLYDVVVIGLTMERSLLYERINQRVDLMISQGLVDEVASLLESGVSIKCQAMQGIGYKEIVRYLNKEIDLPIAIDNIKQATRNFAKRQLTWYRKMPYIIWFDVNKFANHQDLMESIYSKIAGKFQCRIE from the coding sequence ATGGAACGTATGATTGCTGTTATTGGACCAACTGCTGTGGGTAAAACAAAAGTCAGTATTGACTTAGCAAAGATACTACATACCGAAATTATTTCTGGGGATTCTATGCTAGTTTATAAAAATATGAATATTGGGACTGCCAAACCAACAATTGAAGAACAATCTAATATTCCTCATCATTTAATAGATTTTCTCGAACCACAAGCAGAGTTTAGTGTAGTGGATTTTATAGAAATTGCTGCAAGCCATATTCGAATGATAAATCAGCAAGGAAAAATCCCCATTTTAGCAGGTGGCACCGGTTTATATGTTAAAGCATTACTTGAAGGTTATCAGTTTAACCCCACACCAAGCGATGAGAATTTACGTGCAAAACTTGATGCATTAGCAAAAAAACATGGCAATCAATATCTTCATGATGAATTGACAAAAGTAGTACCAGAAGCTGCAGCACGTTTACATCCGAATGATTTACGTCGTGTTATTCGAGCTCTAGAAATATTTTATCTGAGTGGCGGCATCGTATCACAAGAGAAGCTCATAGAGGAACATAAGCTTCTTTACGATGTTGTTGTAATTGGACTCACAATGGAAAGGAGTCTATTATACGAAAGAATTAATCAACGAGTTGATTTAATGATTTCACAGGGCTTGGTTGATGAAGTTGCTAGTTTATTAGAGAGTGGAGTCTCGATCAAGTGCCAGGCTATGCAAGGAATCGGTTATAAAGAAATTGTTAGATACTTGAACAAAGAAATTGATTTGCCTATTGCAATTGATAATATTAAACAGGCAACGAGAAATTTTGCAAAACGTCAGCTTACTTGGTATCGTAAAATGCCTTATATTATATGGTTTGACGTTAATAAGTTTGCTAATCATCAAGATTTGATGGAAAGTATTTACAGCAAAATTGCAGGAAAATTCCAATGTAGAATAGAATAA
- a CDS encoding class I SAM-dependent methyltransferase, whose protein sequence is MDLIVTTIQSPSQAVEELALEIASVLRIPFVHRERFSLIALRNNYQIDTIVVVTKNGPVVHTLGGEYFFHLNMAELRIKNIINGKHDHMVAAMMLTAGMSVLDCTLGLATDAVVASFVVGQTGNVVGLESSPIIAFIANYGLQNFTHDNLDVTEALRRIKVQQTHCHDYLINLPANSFDIVFFDPMFRQPIHSSSNLKPLRYLANNQPIAESALTEACRVAKKRVVIKETNHNNEFERLGVTTICGGKYSSIQYGVIKVDN, encoded by the coding sequence ATGGACTTAATAGTAACAACGATACAATCTCCATCCCAAGCGGTAGAAGAATTGGCACTTGAAATTGCCTCAGTATTGCGAATTCCTTTTGTTCATAGGGAGAGATTTTCCTTAATAGCGTTACGAAACAACTATCAAATCGATACTATAGTTGTCGTAACTAAAAATGGTCCTGTAGTCCATACGTTGGGCGGAGAGTATTTTTTTCACTTAAATATGGCGGAATTACGTATAAAAAATATAATAAATGGTAAACATGACCATATGGTTGCAGCCATGATGCTAACAGCAGGTATGTCAGTGTTAGATTGCACATTAGGTCTAGCGACTGATGCAGTAGTAGCTAGTTTTGTAGTGGGGCAAACAGGTAACGTTGTAGGCCTAGAGTCTTCGCCAATAATAGCTTTTATTGCCAATTATGGCTTGCAAAATTTTACTCATGATAACCTAGATGTTACTGAAGCGTTGCGCCGTATTAAGGTACAACAAACACATTGTCATGATTATCTTATTAATTTGCCTGCAAATAGTTTTGATATCGTTTTTTTTGACCCAATGTTTCGCCAACCGATTCATAGTAGCTCCAATCTAAAACCACTGCGCTATTTAGCAAATAACCAACCTATTGCAGAAAGTGCTCTAACAGAGGCTTGCCGAGTGGCAAAAAAAAGAGTCGTTATAAAAGAGACCAATCACAATAATGAATTTGAACGCTTAGGAGTAACTACTATTTGTGGCGGAAAATATAGTAGTATTCAATATGGCGTTATTAAGGTGGACAACTAA